A region from the Terriglobales bacterium genome encodes:
- the bcp gene encoding thioredoxin-dependent thiol peroxidase: MDLRDKAPDFILPDEDGNAVALKDFRGQNVVVYFYPRADTPGUTIEACGFRDAYKKIQKAGAVVLGISPDTPQAQKKFKQKFDLPFTLLCDTDKKVAKLFDVIKEKNMYGKKVMGIERTTFLIGPDGKLAHIFPKVKAEGHAEEVLAVLASGGR, translated from the coding sequence ATGGACCTCCGGGACAAAGCTCCTGACTTCATTCTGCCAGATGAGGACGGCAATGCGGTGGCTTTGAAGGATTTTCGTGGGCAGAACGTGGTGGTCTATTTCTACCCCCGCGCCGACACCCCGGGCTGAACCATCGAAGCGTGCGGGTTCCGCGACGCATACAAGAAGATACAGAAGGCCGGCGCCGTGGTGCTGGGCATCTCCCCGGACACCCCCCAGGCGCAGAAGAAGTTCAAGCAGAAGTTCGACCTGCCCTTCACACTGCTGTGCGACACGGACAAGAAAGTCGCCAAGCTCTTCGACGTGATCAAAGAGAAGAACATGTACGGCAAAAAGGTGATGGGCATCGAGCGCACGACTTTTCTCATCGGCCCGGACGGGAAGTTGGCACACATCTTTCCCAAGGTGAAAGCCGAGGGCCACGCCGAGGAAGTGCTGGCCGTGCTTGCCTCCGGCGGTCGTTGA